Part of the Nostoc sp. ATCC 53789 genome, CGGCTGCAAGCCGACGGGTACGGGGGTTGGGATTAGTCAAGGCTTCCAATAAAACCGGGGTAGCTTTTTTGCCTAAACGGATCAATTCACCTAGTGCTAAAGCGCTGGTGTCTTGATCTGTGGAGTAGAGACGTGTTTTGATCTGCTCCATAGGTGTCGCGGTAGCGTCTTGATTATTCATATACAAATTTCCTCCGATGGCCAGCATCACAACTATCACGAATATTCCTATTGTTCTCAAGATCAAGGTGTCCCTCCTCCCCCTGCTGGTGCTGCTGGTGCTGCTGCTGGCACATGCTGAAAGCTCAAGACAACTCGGCGATTACCCCGACGATTCGCTTCTGTATCTTGGTTAGTTGTGGCATCAGGGGTAAAGTCTTCGGTTGAACCAGAGCCGATAGTAACAGCACTAATTTGAGCTTCAGCTACACCCTTAGCACGCAGGGCTGCTCCCACTGCCTGCGCTCTGCGTAGAGATAGATCGAGGTTGTGCTGAGATGCGCCGCCGCGCCTGTCAGCGAAGCCTTCAGGAGTTACTTTGACATCAGGGAATCGCCGCAGGTAATCTAAGAATGTATCAATCTTACCTGTTTCGCTGGAACTCAGTTGGTCGCTGTCGAAATCAAAGTAAAAAATGACTGGTTCGTGTACGTAAAAATCTTGATGCTTCTGCAAAGCTGCATCGAAGGTAGCAGATTGACCATCCTGTGCTGATGCATGATCGTTCTCAACTTTGCCAGCACGGATTTGGAAGCCCCAATGAAGCGCTCCATAAGTTGTCATGGTGTCTTCTCCCTTAGCCACCGTCTGAAAGTCGAAATTAAACTCACCAGCCCCTCCGGGAGCATCGGTTAGTTCTGCTGCTTTGATATCAGTGGGGTCATCGGAGCGTTTGTAACCAATAGTTGCTCCGCTTGCACCACTAGAAGAGGGTCGTGAAAGTCCAGGGGTTGCGGGATTGGGTTGGGCTGGGTCGTTGCCAAAGGGGTACTGGGCAGGTAATGCACTTCCGGCTGCGGCATTGGTTCCTGTACCACCGTGGGCAGGTGCATCATTATGCAGCGCATCAGTGAAATATCCGCCCTCAACTCCCGTGGTGGCATCAGCAGTGGTACGGAGGCTAGCACCACTAGCAGCAGGTAAAGACTGAGGTTCGACATTTGTACCTGTAGCATTTGTCAGACGCACAATCTGAATCAGTCCAATCTGGTTAGAGTAGGGGGCAGTGGTTTTGGGTTTGAAACGAATAGTAATCGGTAGACTCGCGCCGTTTGGTGTGGCATTTACTTCAAAAATACCGTGTGTCAGGTCGTATGTGGGGTTAATTGCCCGTTGAATCAATTTTCTCTGGGCTGTCCCTGTCTGCTGCACCACATGAGTCAGTTCATGGGCGGTTAATGCATCATTACCTGGTGACTTACCCGCACCAAAGAAAATGTTTTGCTGGTGCGTAAATGCCTGGGCATTTAAATCCTGATTCATTTGCACCGATTGAGTGCCTGTATGTACCCGTACTTGACTAAAATCTGTACCAAAGCGGGGTTCCATAAAGGAGCGCACGGCATCTGGTAATGGGCTTCCTCCACCTTCACTGCTGTTTAGCCGACTCTCAAAGTTATCCCCAGTTTGGAAGCTGTCATTGGTAGCGAGTTGTAGCGATCGCTTAGTTTGTAATTCTTCTTCTGGTAAAATCTCTCTTTGGATGGGTGCATTAATAAGTTTAGTTTGTAACTCCTCTTCCTCTTCTGGCATTGCCTCCCGTTGCACTAAGGGAGTTATGGCAGAGGCTAGAGGCTTAGTTTGCACTTGGTCTTGAGTCTGTGTATTCTGCAATCCTATTGGCTCTGGTTCAGCCATTCGCATAACCTGATCGGCAACTTGATCGGCTTCCTGCTCATAATGATCGTCTGGCGCACCAACCGTGAGTTTTGCCTGGGGACGATGCAAAGATATGCGACTAATATCATGACTAAGGGGCTGTTTGACGGCTTCTGGTTCCAAGAATTGCTCATTAGCAGACTGCACTTCTTGAAGCTCAGTTGATGCCTCAGTTAGTCTTTGGATTGGAGGATTATTTGTTTGTAAACCAAAGCCACGCATTGGAGAAGCCAGTGTGGGAATAGTTGATAAGGCAAGGGACGGATTTAGAACAGTGGATATACCTGCTTTTTGGCGCTGAACTATGCGTAGATGCCCAGAAGCTTGTTGTCCGTCATTGCTCATATCACCCTTCCTTCATTTATGGTTCAACCAAGGCATATTGATAATACACATCATAAAATTTATCTGATTGCGATCACTATGGACTTAAGTGGAAATTATCTCTTCCATACGTGAAGCTTAGATGGCTTTAATAAGCTGCAATCAAGTGACCATCACATAGCATCATAATCATTTGTGAAAGTTACAGATCCCAACTTCTCAAAAAAGTCGGAAATCTGTGACTGTCAATGAAAATTCCTTCTTCACTATTTAGCAATTATTTTGAGCGTTTTAGGAACTTTTCTGCTAGGTAAAGTCAAACCTAAAAATAGGAATTATCGTCCGGCGTACCGTTCCATTTTGCAATATTAAATACAGGTGTTCCATCGACTAGAATATACAGAGGGAAATCTCCTTGTGTTGTATTGCCATCCCAATTCCAGTCAGTAGAGTAAATGTGTTCTCCATGACCATTGTTGCCTGCATGGTTAATTGTCGGGCCGCTACCTGTCAAATTGATGGATAACGAATCACCGTAGCCAATGGACATTGAAGAACCCCGACGCATACTTCCACCTCGGAATTGTCTAACATCCATCTCTTGACCCCTACTAGGCGGATCTAAGTTCGGGATTTGAGCTGCATCACTACTTAATTGCAGAGTTTCCTTGATAAAAGTTCCTCTAATATTGCTAAACCCAACTGCTCCAACAGTACCAATTGTATCTGCGGTGTGATCTCCACTGTCTGACCAAATAAATTCTACATTGTCTGTTGTTTTTTGGTTTGTATTAAGTAGTGTTTCAATCTGCAACTGAACTTCTGCCTTTACAGCTTCCAAAATGGCTAAATCCAAAGTGCCACCAGATTGATTAGGTGAATCTGATGCAGTTGGTGCTGGAGCTGCTGGAGTTGG contains:
- a CDS encoding DUF4157 domain-containing protein encodes the protein MSNDGQQASGHLRIVQRQKAGISTVLNPSLALSTIPTLASPMRGFGLQTNNPPIQRLTEASTELQEVQSANEQFLEPEAVKQPLSHDISRISLHRPQAKLTVGAPDDHYEQEADQVADQVMRMAEPEPIGLQNTQTQDQVQTKPLASAITPLVQREAMPEEEEELQTKLINAPIQREILPEEELQTKRSLQLATNDSFQTGDNFESRLNSSEGGGSPLPDAVRSFMEPRFGTDFSQVRVHTGTQSVQMNQDLNAQAFTHQQNIFFGAGKSPGNDALTAHELTHVVQQTGTAQRKLIQRAINPTYDLTHGIFEVNATPNGASLPITIRFKPKTTAPYSNQIGLIQIVRLTNATGTNVEPQSLPAASGASLRTTADATTGVEGGYFTDALHNDAPAHGGTGTNAAAGSALPAQYPFGNDPAQPNPATPGLSRPSSSGASGATIGYKRSDDPTDIKAAELTDAPGGAGEFNFDFQTVAKGEDTMTTYGALHWGFQIRAGKVENDHASAQDGQSATFDAALQKHQDFYVHEPVIFYFDFDSDQLSSSETGKIDTFLDYLRRFPDVKVTPEGFADRRGGASQHNLDLSLRRAQAVGAALRAKGVAEAQISAVTIGSGSTEDFTPDATTNQDTEANRRGNRRVVLSFQHVPAAAPAAPAGGGGTP